In Ovis aries strain OAR_USU_Benz2616 breed Rambouillet chromosome 14, ARS-UI_Ramb_v3.0, whole genome shotgun sequence, a single genomic region encodes these proteins:
- the ARHGAP33 gene encoding rho GTPase-activating protein 33 isoform X5, with translation MGWRGTDPRARSTDSLDGPGEGSVQPLPPAGGPSVKGKPGKRLSAPRGPFPRLADCAHFHYENVDFGHIQLLLSPERDSPNVSGENELVFGVQVTCQGRSWPVLRSYDDFRSLDAHLHRCIFDRRFSCLPELPPPPEGARAAQMLVPLLLQYLETLSGLVDSNLNCGPVLTWMELDNHGRRLLLSEEASLNIPAVAAAHVVKRYTAQAPDELSFEVGDIVSVIDMPPTEDRSWWRGKRGFQVGFFPSECVELFTERPGPGLKGDADGSPCGVLASQGVSSLTSVVPRPRGKLAGLLRTFMRSRPSRQRLRQRGILRQRVFGCDLGEHLSNSGQDVPQVLRCCSEFIEAHGVVDGIYRLSGVSSNIQRLRHEFDSERIPELSGPAFLQDIHSVSSLCKLYFRELPNPLLTYQLYGKFSEAMSVPGEEERLVRVHDVIQQLPPPHYRTLEYLLRHLARMARHSANTSMHARNLAIVWAPNLLRSMELESVGLGGAAAFREVRVQSVVVEFLLTHVDVLFSDTFTSAGLDPAGRCLLPRPKSLAGSGPSTRLLTLEEAQARTQGRLGTPTEPTTSKAPTSPVESLLCLDPNSRRKGERGEKQRKPGGSSWKTFFALGRGPSIPRKKPLPWLGGTRARPQPSGCRPDTVTLRSAKSEESLSSQASGAGLQRLHRLRRPHSSSDAFPVGPAPAGSCESLSSSESTESSSESSSSSSSESSAAGLGALSGSPSHRTSAWLDDGDELDFSPPRCLEGLRGLDFDPLTFRCSSPTPGDPAPPASPAPPAPASAFPPRATPQALSPRGPTSPASPTALDISEPLSVSVPPAVLELLGAGGTPASATPTPALSPSPGRRPHLIPLLLRGAEAQLSDTCQQEICSKLALPGPRGAQGQHGAGMDSPLLPPPLSLLRPGGAPPPPPKNPARLMALALAERAQQVAQRQSQQEQGGTPSAPQSPFRRSLSLEVGGEPPGTSGSGPPPHPLAHPGGWAPGPPPSLPRQQSDGSLVRSQRPTGTSRRTPRGPTQVPTPGFFSAPRECLPPFLGVPKPGLYPLGSPSFQPSSPGPVWRSPLVPPTPLDRGENLYYEIEAGEGSPYSGPTRSWSPLRPMPPDRLSASYGMLGQSPPLHRSPDFPLSYPPPSCFPHDHLGYSAPQHSARRPTRPEPLYVNLALGPRGPSPASSSSSSPPAHPRSRSDPGPPAPRLPQKQRAPWGHHTPHRVPGPWGPPDPLPYRAAPPAYRRGGEHHRGSLYRNGGQGREGAGPPAPYPTPSWSFHPESQTQSYC, from the exons ATGGGCTGGAGGGGGACCGACCCAAGG GCTCGCAGCACTGACAGCCTGGATGGCCCAGGGGAGGGCTCGGTGCAGCCCCTCCCCCCCGCTGGGGGACCCAGTGTGAAGGGGAAGCCTGGGAAGAG GCTCTCGGCTCCTCGAGGTCCCTTTCCCCGGCTGGCAGACTGTGCCCATTTTCACTACGAGAACGTTGACTTCGGCCACATTCAG CTCCTGCTGTCTCCAGAGCGTGACAGTCCGAACGTCTCTGGAGAGAATGAACTGGTGTTCGGGGTGCAGGTGACCTGTCAG ggccGTTCCTGGCCAGTTCTCCGCAGTTATGATGACTTCCGTTCCTTGGATGCCCACCTCCACCGATGCATATTTGACCGGAGGTTTTCCTgcctcccagagcttcctccacCCCCAGAGGGCGCCAGGGCTGCTCAG ATGCTGGTGCCGCTGCTGCTGCAGTACCTGGAAACCCTGTCAGGGCTGGTGGACAGTAACCTCAACTGTGGGCCGGTGCTTACCTGGATGGAG CTGGACAACCACGGCCGGCGACTGCTCCTCAGTGAGGAGGCCTCACTCAATATCCCCGCAGTGGCCGCTGCCCATGTGGTAAAGCGGTACACGGCCCAGGCACCTGACGAGCTGTCCTTCGAG GTGGGGGACATTGTCTCCGTGATCGACATGCCGCCCACGGAGGATCGGAGCTGGTGGCGGGGCAAGCGGGGCTTCCAG GTCGGTTTCTTCCCCAGTGAGTGTGTGGAACTATTCACGGAGCGGCCAGGTCCAGGACTAAAGGGGG ATGCCGATGGTTCCCCATGTGGTGTCCTGGCTTCCCAGGGTGTTTCCTCTCTGACCTCAG TGGTGCCCCGGCCGCGGGGGAAGCTGGCTGGCCTCCTCCGCACCTTTATGCGCTCCCGCCCTTCCCGGCAGCGTCTGCGGCAGCGGGGCATTCTGCGGCAGAGGGTATTTGGCTGTGACCTGGGAGAACACCTCAGCAACTCAGGCCAGGATG TGCCCCAGGTGCTGCGCTGCTGTTCTGAGTTTATTGAGGCCCATGGGGTGGTGGATGGAATCTATCGACTCTCAGGTGTGTCATCCAACATCCAGAGGCTACG GCATGAGTTCGACAGTGAGAGGATCCCTGAACTGTCTGGCCCCGCCTTCCTGCAGGACATCCACAGCGTGTCCTCCCTCTGCAAGCTCTACTTCCGAGAGCTGCCCAACCCCTTACTCACTTACCAGCTCTACGGGAAGTTCAGT GAGGCCATGTCGGTGCCAGGGGAGGAGGAGCGCCTGGTGAGGGTTCACGATGTCATCCAGCAGTTGCCCCCGCCGCACTACCG GACCCTGGAGTACCTGCTGAGGCACTTGGCCCGCATGGCGAGACACAGTGCCAACACCAGCATGCATGCCCGCAACCTGGCCATCGTTTGGGCACCTAACCTGTTACG gtCCATGGAGCTGGAGTCAGTGGGGCTAGGGGGGGCAGCAGCATTCCGGGAGGTGCGGGTACAGTCGGTGGTGGTGGAATTCCTGCTCACCCACGTGGACGTCCTGTTCAGCGACACCTTCACATCTGCTGGCCTCGACCCTGCAG GCCGctgcctcctccccaggcccAAGTCCCTTGCGGGCAGCGGCCCCTCCACTCGCCTGCTAACACTAGAGGAAGCCCAGGCTCGGACCCAGGGTCGGCTGGGGACACCCACCGAGCCCACAACTTCCAAGGCCCCAACTTCACCTGTGGAAAG CCTCCTATGTCTTGACCCAAACtccaggaggaaaggggagagaggcGAGAAACAGCGGAAGCCTGGGGGTAGCAGCTGGAAGACCTTCTTTGCACTGGGCCGGGGCCCCAGCATCCCCCGAAAGAAGCCTCTGCCCTGGCTAGGGGGCACCCGGGCCCGACCACAGCCTTCAG GCTGCCGACCTGACACTGTCACACTGAGGTCTGCCAAGAGTGAGGAGTCTCTGTCATCGCAGGCCAGTGGGGCTG GCCTCCAGCGGCTGCACAGGCTACGGCGACCCCACTCCAGCAGTGATGCTTTTCCCGTGGGCCCCGCACCTGCTGGCTCCTGTGAGAGCCTGTCGTCATCCGAGTCCACCGAGTCCTCCTCCGAGtcgtcttcttcctcttcctccgaGTCCTCCGCAGCTGGGCTGGGAGCACTCTCGGGCTCCCCTTCACACCGAACCTCGGCCTGGCTAGACGACGGTGACGAGCTGGACTTTAGCCCACCCCGATGCCTGGAGGGGCTCCGGGGGCTTGACTTTGATCCCCTTACCTTTCGCTGCAGCAGCCCCACCCCCGGGGACCCAGCACCTCCCGCCAGCCCGGCGCCCCCAGCCCCCGCTTCTGCCTTTCCACCCAGGGCGACCCCCCAGGCCCTCTCGCCCCGGGGCCCCACCAGCCCTGCCTCACCCACTGCCCTGGACATCTCGGAGCCTCTGTCTGTGTCAGTGCCACCTGCTGTCCTGGAGCTGCTGGGGGCTGGAGGAACACCTGCCTCGGCCACGCCAACACCAGCCCTCAGCCCTAGCCCAGGCCGGCGCCCCCACCTCATCCCCTTGCTGCTGCGTGGAGCTGAGGCCCAGCTGAGTGACACCTGCCAACAAGAGATCTGCAGCAAGTTGGCATTGCCTGGTCCCCGGGGAGCCCAAGGCCAGCATG GTGCTGGTATGGATTCACCgctgctgccccctcccctgtccctccTGCGCCCCGGGGgggccccacccccgcctcccaaAAATCCAGCACGCCTCatggccctggccctggctgaGCGGGCTCAGCAGGTGGCCCAGAGACAGAGCCAGCAGGAGCAGGGGGGCACCCCGTCTGCTCCTCAGTCCCCTTTCCGCCGTTCACTGTCCCTGGAGGTGGGCGGTGAGCCCCCAGGGACCTCAGGGAGTgggccacccccccaccccctagcCCACCCAGGTGGCTGGGCTCCGGGACCCCCACCTTCCTTACCAAGGCAACAAAGTGATGGGAGCCTGGTGAGGAGCCAGCGGCCCACAGGGACCTCGAGGAGGACACCCCGAGGCCCTACCCAG GTTCCCACCCCTGGCTTCTTCTCAGCCCCCCGGGAGTGCCTGCCACCCTTCCTCGGGGTCCCCAAACCAGGCTTGTACCCCCTCGGCTCCCCATCCTTCCAGCCCAGCTCCCCAGGCCCAGTCTGGAGGAGCCCCCTGGTTCCTCCTACACCACTGGACAGAGGAGAGAACCTGTACTATGAGATCGAGGCGGGCGAGGGGTCCCCCTACTCTGGCCCCACTCGGTCCTGGAGTCCCTTGCGCCCCATGCCCCCAGACAGGCTCAGTGCCTCGTACGGCATGCTTGGCCAATCCCCACCACTCCATAGGTCCCCTGACTTCCCACTCAGTTACCCACCACCCTCCTGTTTTCCCCACGACCACCTTGGCTACTCAGCCCCCCAGCACTCGGCCCGGCGCCCCACCCGACCTGAACCCCTCTACGTCAACCTAGCCCTGGGGCCCAGGGGCCCCTCACCCGCTtcttccagctcctcctcccctcctgcccaccctcgCAGTCGCTCTGATCCTGGCCCCCCAGCCCCCCGCCTCCCCCAAAAGCAGCGGGCCCCCTGGGGCCACCACACCCCTCACAGGGTACCTGGGCCCTGGGGCCCTCCAGACCCTCTCCCCTACAGGGCAGCCCCACCAGCCTATAGGAGGGGGGGCGAGCACCACCGAGGGTCCCTGTACAGGAATGGGGggcaagggagggagggggctggtcCCCCAGCCCCCTACCCTACTCCCAGCTGGTCCTTCCACCCTGAGAGCCAGACCCAAAGCTACTGCTGA
- the ARHGAP33 gene encoding rho GTPase-activating protein 33 isoform X6, translating to MGWRGTDPRARSTDSLDGPGEGSVQPLPPAGGPSVKGKPGKRLSAPRGPFPRLADCAHFHYENVDFGHIQLLLSPERDSPNVSGENELVFGVQVTCQGRSWPVLRSYDDFRSLDAHLHRCIFDRRFSCLPELPPPPEGARAAQMLVPLLLQYLETLSGLVDSNLNCGPVLTWMELDNHGRRLLLSEEASLNIPAVAAAHVVKRYTAQAPDELSFEVGDIVSVIDMPPTEDRSWWRGKRGFQVGFFPSECVELFTERPGPGLKGDADGSPCGVLASQGVSSLTSVVPRPRGKLAGLLRTFMRSRPSRQRLRQRGILRQRVFGCDLGEHLSNSGQDVPQVLRCCSEFIEAHGVVDGIYRLSGVSSNIQRLRHEFDSERIPELSGPAFLQDIHSVSSLCKLYFRELPNPLLTYQLYGKFSEAMSVPGEEERLVRVHDVIQQLPPPHYRTLEYLLRHLARMARHSANTSMHARNLAIVWAPNLLRSMELESVGLGGAAAFREVRVQSVVVEFLLTHVDVLFSDTFTSAGLDPAGRCLLPRPKSLAGSGPSTRLLTLEEAQARTQGRLGTPTEPTTSKAPTSPVERRKGERGEKQRKPGGSSWKTFFALGRGPSIPRKKPLPWLGGTRARPQPSGCRPDTVTLRSAKSEESLSSQASGAGLQRLHRLRRPHSSSDAFPVGPAPAGSCESLSSSESTESSSESSSSSSSESSAAGLGALSGSPSHRTSAWLDDGDELDFSPPRCLEGLRGLDFDPLTFRCSSPTPGDPAPPASPAPPAPASAFPPRATPQALSPRGPTSPASPTALDISEPLSVSVPPAVLELLGAGGTPASATPTPALSPSPGRRPHLIPLLLRGAEAQLSDTCQQEICSKLALPGPRGAQGQHGAGMDSPLLPPPLSLLRPGGAPPPPPKNPARLMALALAERAQQVAQRQSQQEQGGTPSAPQSPFRRSLSLEVGGEPPGTSGSGPPPHPLAHPGGWAPGPPPSLPRQQSDGSLVRSQRPTGTSRRTPRGPTQVPTPGFFSAPRECLPPFLGVPKPGLYPLGSPSFQPSSPGPVWRSPLVPPTPLDRGENLYYEIEAGEGSPYSGPTRSWSPLRPMPPDRLSASYGMLGQSPPLHRSPDFPLSYPPPSCFPHDHLGYSAPQHSARRPTRPEPLYVNLALGPRGPSPASSSSSSPPAHPRSRSDPGPPAPRLPQKQRAPWGHHTPHRVPGPWGPPDPLPYRAAPPAYRRGGEHHRGSLYRNGGQGREGAGPPAPYPTPSWSFHPESQTQSYC from the exons ATGGGCTGGAGGGGGACCGACCCAAGG GCTCGCAGCACTGACAGCCTGGATGGCCCAGGGGAGGGCTCGGTGCAGCCCCTCCCCCCCGCTGGGGGACCCAGTGTGAAGGGGAAGCCTGGGAAGAG GCTCTCGGCTCCTCGAGGTCCCTTTCCCCGGCTGGCAGACTGTGCCCATTTTCACTACGAGAACGTTGACTTCGGCCACATTCAG CTCCTGCTGTCTCCAGAGCGTGACAGTCCGAACGTCTCTGGAGAGAATGAACTGGTGTTCGGGGTGCAGGTGACCTGTCAG ggccGTTCCTGGCCAGTTCTCCGCAGTTATGATGACTTCCGTTCCTTGGATGCCCACCTCCACCGATGCATATTTGACCGGAGGTTTTCCTgcctcccagagcttcctccacCCCCAGAGGGCGCCAGGGCTGCTCAG ATGCTGGTGCCGCTGCTGCTGCAGTACCTGGAAACCCTGTCAGGGCTGGTGGACAGTAACCTCAACTGTGGGCCGGTGCTTACCTGGATGGAG CTGGACAACCACGGCCGGCGACTGCTCCTCAGTGAGGAGGCCTCACTCAATATCCCCGCAGTGGCCGCTGCCCATGTGGTAAAGCGGTACACGGCCCAGGCACCTGACGAGCTGTCCTTCGAG GTGGGGGACATTGTCTCCGTGATCGACATGCCGCCCACGGAGGATCGGAGCTGGTGGCGGGGCAAGCGGGGCTTCCAG GTCGGTTTCTTCCCCAGTGAGTGTGTGGAACTATTCACGGAGCGGCCAGGTCCAGGACTAAAGGGGG ATGCCGATGGTTCCCCATGTGGTGTCCTGGCTTCCCAGGGTGTTTCCTCTCTGACCTCAG TGGTGCCCCGGCCGCGGGGGAAGCTGGCTGGCCTCCTCCGCACCTTTATGCGCTCCCGCCCTTCCCGGCAGCGTCTGCGGCAGCGGGGCATTCTGCGGCAGAGGGTATTTGGCTGTGACCTGGGAGAACACCTCAGCAACTCAGGCCAGGATG TGCCCCAGGTGCTGCGCTGCTGTTCTGAGTTTATTGAGGCCCATGGGGTGGTGGATGGAATCTATCGACTCTCAGGTGTGTCATCCAACATCCAGAGGCTACG GCATGAGTTCGACAGTGAGAGGATCCCTGAACTGTCTGGCCCCGCCTTCCTGCAGGACATCCACAGCGTGTCCTCCCTCTGCAAGCTCTACTTCCGAGAGCTGCCCAACCCCTTACTCACTTACCAGCTCTACGGGAAGTTCAGT GAGGCCATGTCGGTGCCAGGGGAGGAGGAGCGCCTGGTGAGGGTTCACGATGTCATCCAGCAGTTGCCCCCGCCGCACTACCG GACCCTGGAGTACCTGCTGAGGCACTTGGCCCGCATGGCGAGACACAGTGCCAACACCAGCATGCATGCCCGCAACCTGGCCATCGTTTGGGCACCTAACCTGTTACG gtCCATGGAGCTGGAGTCAGTGGGGCTAGGGGGGGCAGCAGCATTCCGGGAGGTGCGGGTACAGTCGGTGGTGGTGGAATTCCTGCTCACCCACGTGGACGTCCTGTTCAGCGACACCTTCACATCTGCTGGCCTCGACCCTGCAG GCCGctgcctcctccccaggcccAAGTCCCTTGCGGGCAGCGGCCCCTCCACTCGCCTGCTAACACTAGAGGAAGCCCAGGCTCGGACCCAGGGTCGGCTGGGGACACCCACCGAGCCCACAACTTCCAAGGCCCCAACTTCACCTGTGGAAAG gaggaaaggggagagaggcGAGAAACAGCGGAAGCCTGGGGGTAGCAGCTGGAAGACCTTCTTTGCACTGGGCCGGGGCCCCAGCATCCCCCGAAAGAAGCCTCTGCCCTGGCTAGGGGGCACCCGGGCCCGACCACAGCCTTCAG GCTGCCGACCTGACACTGTCACACTGAGGTCTGCCAAGAGTGAGGAGTCTCTGTCATCGCAGGCCAGTGGGGCTG GCCTCCAGCGGCTGCACAGGCTACGGCGACCCCACTCCAGCAGTGATGCTTTTCCCGTGGGCCCCGCACCTGCTGGCTCCTGTGAGAGCCTGTCGTCATCCGAGTCCACCGAGTCCTCCTCCGAGtcgtcttcttcctcttcctccgaGTCCTCCGCAGCTGGGCTGGGAGCACTCTCGGGCTCCCCTTCACACCGAACCTCGGCCTGGCTAGACGACGGTGACGAGCTGGACTTTAGCCCACCCCGATGCCTGGAGGGGCTCCGGGGGCTTGACTTTGATCCCCTTACCTTTCGCTGCAGCAGCCCCACCCCCGGGGACCCAGCACCTCCCGCCAGCCCGGCGCCCCCAGCCCCCGCTTCTGCCTTTCCACCCAGGGCGACCCCCCAGGCCCTCTCGCCCCGGGGCCCCACCAGCCCTGCCTCACCCACTGCCCTGGACATCTCGGAGCCTCTGTCTGTGTCAGTGCCACCTGCTGTCCTGGAGCTGCTGGGGGCTGGAGGAACACCTGCCTCGGCCACGCCAACACCAGCCCTCAGCCCTAGCCCAGGCCGGCGCCCCCACCTCATCCCCTTGCTGCTGCGTGGAGCTGAGGCCCAGCTGAGTGACACCTGCCAACAAGAGATCTGCAGCAAGTTGGCATTGCCTGGTCCCCGGGGAGCCCAAGGCCAGCATG GTGCTGGTATGGATTCACCgctgctgccccctcccctgtccctccTGCGCCCCGGGGgggccccacccccgcctcccaaAAATCCAGCACGCCTCatggccctggccctggctgaGCGGGCTCAGCAGGTGGCCCAGAGACAGAGCCAGCAGGAGCAGGGGGGCACCCCGTCTGCTCCTCAGTCCCCTTTCCGCCGTTCACTGTCCCTGGAGGTGGGCGGTGAGCCCCCAGGGACCTCAGGGAGTgggccacccccccaccccctagcCCACCCAGGTGGCTGGGCTCCGGGACCCCCACCTTCCTTACCAAGGCAACAAAGTGATGGGAGCCTGGTGAGGAGCCAGCGGCCCACAGGGACCTCGAGGAGGACACCCCGAGGCCCTACCCAG GTTCCCACCCCTGGCTTCTTCTCAGCCCCCCGGGAGTGCCTGCCACCCTTCCTCGGGGTCCCCAAACCAGGCTTGTACCCCCTCGGCTCCCCATCCTTCCAGCCCAGCTCCCCAGGCCCAGTCTGGAGGAGCCCCCTGGTTCCTCCTACACCACTGGACAGAGGAGAGAACCTGTACTATGAGATCGAGGCGGGCGAGGGGTCCCCCTACTCTGGCCCCACTCGGTCCTGGAGTCCCTTGCGCCCCATGCCCCCAGACAGGCTCAGTGCCTCGTACGGCATGCTTGGCCAATCCCCACCACTCCATAGGTCCCCTGACTTCCCACTCAGTTACCCACCACCCTCCTGTTTTCCCCACGACCACCTTGGCTACTCAGCCCCCCAGCACTCGGCCCGGCGCCCCACCCGACCTGAACCCCTCTACGTCAACCTAGCCCTGGGGCCCAGGGGCCCCTCACCCGCTtcttccagctcctcctcccctcctgcccaccctcgCAGTCGCTCTGATCCTGGCCCCCCAGCCCCCCGCCTCCCCCAAAAGCAGCGGGCCCCCTGGGGCCACCACACCCCTCACAGGGTACCTGGGCCCTGGGGCCCTCCAGACCCTCTCCCCTACAGGGCAGCCCCACCAGCCTATAGGAGGGGGGGCGAGCACCACCGAGGGTCCCTGTACAGGAATGGGGggcaagggagggagggggctggtcCCCCAGCCCCCTACCCTACTCCCAGCTGGTCCTTCCACCCTGAGAGCCAGACCCAAAGCTACTGCTGA